In Oscillatoria acuminata PCC 6304, a single window of DNA contains:
- a CDS encoding PAS domain S-box protein produces MVAQSQLIALQKEYAELQNRLQESETLFQVSFSQAPVGMVQCGLDGQIWQANEQFCQIVGYTEEELRSRSFEDLTHPEDLNGELVWAKKLVNAEIDTYSLQKRYLRKDGAIARVSLRVNLVRDNKGLPHSVMGFITEITDNHCKIDPLKNEVKQEKAERERAEAALHEYEARFERLAKTLPGMVYQYRQYLNQTDDIFTYVSPACREIYELEPEAVLNNSQLMWQIIHPEDSIGFARSFIRAAETGTEWYHQWRIITPSGKLKWLQGAAKKSPQIDGALLWDGIVLDITDRKLADDAIRQQMEMLDRANDSILIRDLNDKIEYWNQGAQRLYGWNLTDIRGQYIHELLQTRFPEPLSEIMATFLRDGHWRGELVHTKQDGTQVVVESRWTLQQDEQNHPRAILEMNTDITDRKQAEAARLKSEAELREKVQREKLLNRLTSQIRNSLDLNQILQTVVTELQGVLNLDRCYFLWHQSEPTSVWSCIQEAKRTNLESFLGEYPIQGNNALYQKLIAGEIIWCDDLGQSQDLDWQTIYLEYGFTSILLVPLRKSNGKLGVICCAKLSRIRPWKPSEIQLFEAVRDCMEIAIFQAELYKEATARSQELEQTLKELQKTQTQLIQSEKMASLGQLVAGIAHEINNPVSFIFGNIIHGREYLSNLLEVVKLYEQYYPHPEPEILDKADEVELEFLKEDFSKLLDSMEQGAIRIREIVTSLRTFSRYDEAALKDVEIHSGIESSLMILKNRLDSQGKRPEIEVIKNYGTLPKVECFASELNQVFINILTNAIDAIDEAYRQGDRQESGKIWIQTQVLPGDRIAIQIKDNGCGIAKNALPRLFDPFFTTKPIGKGTGLGLATSYQITVDRHKGGLHCTSTPGTGTEFTLELPIHQDQFHK; encoded by the coding sequence ATGGTCGCACAGTCCCAATTGATCGCGCTGCAAAAAGAATACGCAGAACTCCAGAACAGGCTTCAGGAGAGTGAAACCCTATTTCAGGTTAGCTTTAGTCAAGCCCCGGTGGGCATGGTGCAGTGTGGATTAGACGGTCAAATTTGGCAGGCGAATGAGCAATTCTGCCAGATCGTCGGATACACCGAGGAGGAGTTGCGATCGCGAAGTTTTGAGGACTTGACTCACCCCGAGGACTTGAATGGAGAATTAGTCTGGGCCAAAAAATTAGTCAATGCCGAAATTGATACCTATTCCCTACAAAAGCGATATTTGAGAAAGGACGGCGCGATCGCCCGAGTTTCCCTGCGGGTGAATTTGGTCCGGGATAACAAGGGACTGCCGCACTCAGTCATGGGTTTTATCACAGAAATTACCGATAATCACTGTAAAATTGACCCGCTCAAAAATGAGGTGAAACAGGAGAAAGCGGAACGCGAACGCGCCGAAGCTGCTTTGCATGAATATGAAGCCCGCTTTGAACGGTTAGCGAAAACTTTACCGGGAATGGTTTATCAATACCGTCAGTACCTGAACCAAACCGATGATATTTTTACTTATGTTTCCCCGGCTTGTCGAGAGATTTATGAACTCGAACCTGAAGCAGTCCTCAACAATTCCCAGTTGATGTGGCAAATTATTCATCCAGAGGATAGTATAGGATTTGCCCGCTCATTCATCCGCGCTGCTGAAACGGGGACAGAATGGTATCATCAGTGGCGGATCATCACCCCTTCGGGAAAACTGAAATGGCTGCAAGGGGCTGCCAAAAAGTCACCTCAAATTGATGGTGCGCTGTTATGGGATGGGATTGTTCTAGATATTACCGATCGCAAGTTAGCTGATGATGCGATCCGTCAACAGATGGAGATGTTGGACCGGGCGAATGACTCTATTCTGATTCGTGACTTAAACGACAAAATCGAATATTGGAATCAAGGTGCTCAACGATTATATGGATGGAATCTAACCGATATTAGGGGACAATATATTCATGAGTTGTTGCAGACCCGCTTTCCTGAACCGTTGTCAGAAATTATGGCAACTTTTTTACGCGATGGACATTGGCGAGGAGAGTTGGTCCATACCAAGCAAGATGGCACTCAAGTCGTGGTCGAAAGTCGATGGACCTTGCAACAGGATGAACAGAATCATCCTCGGGCTATTTTAGAAATGAACACGGATATCACCGATCGCAAGCAAGCTGAAGCCGCCAGACTCAAAAGTGAGGCAGAACTGCGAGAGAAAGTGCAACGAGAGAAACTGCTAAATCGGCTGACTTCGCAAATCCGCAATTCTCTAGATCTTAATCAGATTCTGCAAACGGTGGTGACTGAACTACAGGGGGTTTTGAATCTGGATCGCTGCTACTTTTTGTGGCATCAATCTGAACCGACTTCGGTTTGGTCTTGCATTCAAGAGGCTAAACGGACCAATTTAGAGAGTTTTTTGGGGGAATACCCGATTCAAGGCAATAACGCTTTATATCAGAAGCTGATCGCCGGGGAAATAATCTGGTGCGATGATTTGGGCCAATCGCAGGATCTCGACTGGCAGACTATTTATTTAGAATATGGCTTTACCTCGATTTTGTTAGTTCCCCTGCGAAAAAGCAATGGAAAGTTAGGGGTCATTTGTTGTGCCAAGTTGAGCCGAATTCGTCCCTGGAAACCGTCGGAAATTCAATTGTTTGAGGCAGTACGAGACTGCATGGAAATTGCGATTTTTCAGGCGGAACTGTATAAAGAAGCCACAGCGCGATCGCAAGAACTCGAACAAACCCTCAAAGAACTCCAAAAAACTCAAACTCAACTCATTCAAAGTGAGAAAATGGCGAGTCTGGGCCAACTGGTGGCCGGAATTGCTCATGAAATTAATAATCCAGTTAGCTTTATTTTTGGAAATATCATTCATGGGAGAGAGTATCTGTCCAACTTGTTAGAAGTGGTGAAACTCTATGAGCAATATTATCCCCATCCAGAACCGGAGATTCTCGATAAAGCAGATGAGGTAGAGTTGGAGTTTTTGAAGGAAGATTTTTCTAAACTTTTGGACTCTATGGAACAGGGGGCGATTCGCATTCGAGAAATTGTGACCTCTTTGCGGACTTTTTCCCGGTATGATGAAGCGGCGCTTAAAGATGTCGAGATTCATTCGGGAATTGAGAGTAGTTTAATGATTCTGAAAAATCGGTTAGATTCTCAAGGGAAGCGTCCAGAAATTGAAGTGATTAAAAACTATGGAACCCTTCCCAAGGTGGAGTGTTTTGCCAGCGAACTGAATCAGGTGTTTATTAATATCCTGACGAATGCGATTGATGCCATTGATGAAGCGTATCGTCAGGGCGATCGCCAGGAATCGGGTAAAATCTGGATTCAAACCCAGGTCCTCCCAGGCGATCGCATTGCGATCCAGATTAAAGATAATGGCTGTGGCATTGCAAAAAATGCTCTGCCGCGCCTCTTTGATCCCTTTTTTACCACCAAACCCATTGGGAAAGGGACGGGGTTAGGATTGGCCACTAGCTATCAAATTACTGTCGATCGCCACAAAGGTGGACTCCACTGTACCTCCACCCCAGGGACAGGGACTGAATTCACCCTTGAACTGCCAATTCACCAAGACCAATTTCACAAATAA